GAATTTGAGTTAAATACGTTGGAAGAAGTGTACCAAGGCGTGCATGAAATTATTGCGGAACGTGTTGGGGATGAACCTGCATTTCGCGAATGGATTCGTGATTTTTCAATCAAAACCGGTGTTTTAACAACAGCACTTAAAGATGAATCGAAAGATGAACGTCATGTGTATGAGATGTATTATGAATTTACACAACCCGTCAAAAATGCTGCTTCTCACCGTGTTTTAGCGGTGAATCGCGCCGAAAAAGAGGGCGTTATTAAGGTTGATATTGCCGTTGACGAAACCAAAATTATGCGTTATCTAGATCATCAAATCATCGCGAATAAAACCGATTCGCCAACCGTTCAAATGGTTCGAGATGCATACGAAGATAGCTATAAACGGTTTATAAAACCTGCCATAGAACGTGAAGTGCGCAATTTGTTAACCGAAGAAGCAGATAAACAAGCGATTTCAATTTTTGGTGAAAACCTACGGAATTTGTTATTGCAGGCACCGTTAAAGGGCCATACGGTTATGGGATTTGATCCTGCTTATCGTACTGGATGTAAACTGGCAATTGTTGATGAAACTGGTAAAGTTTTAGCGATCGATGTTATCTATCCACACAATCCAGCCCCAGCACAGAAACAACGTGAAGCTGCACAAATTTTTATAAATCTTATAGAAAAATATCACGTTGACATGGTTGCTATTGGTAATGGTACTGCAAGTCGTGAGTCTGAAGTTTTTGTCGCGGAAAACCTTAAGAATGTTAAAACCAAAACGTTCTATCTGATCGTTAATGAAGCCGGTGCATCCGTCTATTCTGCAAGTGATATTGCTCGTAAAGAATTTCCAGATCTTCAAGTTGAACAACGATCTGCGGTAAGTATTGCGCGAAGAATTCAAGATCCATTAGCAGAACTCGTTAAAATTGATCCGAAGTCTGTTGGTGTAGGACAATATCAACATGACGTGAGTCAAAAGAACTTAACAAATCAGTTAGATTTTGTGGTTGAAACAGCAGTTAACCAAGTTGGTGTGGATGTGAATACGGCAAGCCCGCAATTACTCGAACATGTTGCGGGATTAACGAAAACTACAGCGCAAAATATTGTATCGTACCGTGAGGAAAATGGCTCTTTTGATTCGCGTACAAAAATCAAAAAAGTACCACGTTTAGGACCCAAATCATTTGAGCAAGCAATCGGGTTTCTTCGCATTCCTAAAGGAAAAAACATTTTAGATAATACAGGAATTCACCCTGAAACCTACGTCATCACGAAACAACTTTTAAGTGATGAGGGAATTGCACTCAAAGACTTGGGGACGGAAGCGACACGAAAACATTTGGAGTCATTATCAATCAATAAATTATCTGAGAAATACGATTTAGGTAAAGAGACACTCAGTGATATTCTTAAAGCGTTGATTGCTCCAGGACGCGATATGCGTGATGAGATGAGTGGTCCGCTTTTACGTTCTGATGTTTTAACGATGGAGGATTTGAAACTGGGAATGGAACTCAACGGTACCGTTCGTAATGTCGTCGACTTTGGAGCATTTGTAGATATTGGTGTTAAGCAAGATGGACTGGTACATATTTCTAAATTAAGTGATCAGTTTGTTAAGCATCCAACGGATGTCGTTGCGGTTGGTGATGTTGTGAAGGTTTGGGTTGTTGATGTAGATGCAGCAAAACAACGTGTGCAACTTTCAATGATTCCACTTTCGCAAGCGAATAAATAATGTGAAACTGCAGTCATCTGTTTGAGGTGATTGCAGTTTTTTTATTGTTTATCAAGCATACAGTCAATAAACAATAAAAATACAACTTTAAATTGTTAAGTTTGTGTTAAAATTAGGCGTTAAAAAGTTGGTTTTTCTATCCTATTTATATAGGGGCAAATTTAAGCCTTTTATTTCCTTGTTGTTGTACATTCCACGGTGCATTATTCATTGAAAAATAACCTTCAATGTGTTACGATTTACCCGTATTCACAGTGTTGAATGAAGGAGTCGATAACCCGTTATGAATGTCTAACTTTTTTTACAGAAAGTGGATGCGAACAAAACGGGGTTTTTTTGAGATTATGGAGGTGCTTATGGCAAAGAAAATTAAAGTTGGTGTGATTGCGATTGTGGCAATGATTCTGATGTTCTTTGATTGGCGAATGACTCTTGGTTGGCTCATTGGCTGGGCATGTCTATTAACGCTAGGATTTTTCAGAGAAAAATTTTATGCGATTATTCTCGATGAAGATCAGTTTACTGTAGGTAAATATGTACGGTACATCATATTTGTATTTGTAATCTTATGGTTACCACTATTGCTTGCATTTATGTTTCCTAATGCAATTAACCCGTATGCATTAGCTGCATCGTATTTGATTGATCGACTCATATTATTTATGTCGGGATTATTTACAAAGGAGAATAAGCATGGTACAGAGTGAACTCTATTCAGTCTTGATCTTAACAGTTGCTGTCTCCGCCTTGTTTTATGTTATTGGTACTAAACTTAAAGATTTAACGCTTGAGGAACGTCCGAAAGGATTAGCCCTTAAAGCCGTTCTTTATGTTCAAACCATAACTACGTTTACTGTGCAGAACATGGGAGAAAAACATGGGAAGCGCATGGCGGCGTACATTGGGAGTGTGTTTATTTACATTCTCTTAGCAAATATGATGGGTTTAACGGGATTAGAAGCACCGACAAGTAACTATAGTGTTACACTCGTTCTCGCAATTATAACGTTTGTTCTCATCCAAATTGCAAAGATTGACGCGAATGGTGCCAAGGGATATATCAAAGGTTTCTTTGAACCATTCTTCCCGTTTGTAATTCCAAACTTTTTCGGTACTGTTGCACCGCTCATAAGTTTGTCATTACGTTTATTTGGGAACGTATTATCGGGAACGGTCATTATGACATTACTCTATACGTTTACAGCGTGGTTAAGTAGTTTTGTTCCAGTAATTGGTGGATTCAACTTTATGGGTGTTATTGTAGCCCCAGTATTGCATTTATATTTTGATTTATTTTCTGCATTTTTGCAGGCATTTATATTTATATCATTGACATCAATTTTAATTGCTGTCGAGTATTCAGAATAAGGAGGATTTAAAATGGATACAGTTAGTGTTGGAAGAGGGTTAGTAGCGATTGCTGCTGCTTTAGCGGTTATGACAGGGATTTTCTCAACAATTGGACAAGGTTATGCAGCGGCTAAAGCTGTAGAGGCAGTTGGAAAAAATCCAGAAGCAGAAAGTAAAATCCGTGCTATGTTAATTCTTGGTGCTGGTATTGCTGAAACAGCTGCTATTTATGGTATGTTAATTTCATTCTTGTTAATCTTTGTATTTAAGTAAGATATTAGGAGGGTTCTATGACTATCGATATTGCACAAAAGTTAATGCCAAATCTCTTGACGATGGCAGCTCAGCTTGGTGCTACATTCGTAATATATTTGATGTATAAAAAATATTTACACGAACCTGTTCAAGAATACTTAGAAAAACGTTCGGAATTAATTGAGAGCGAAGTAAAAGAAGCAGAAGCACTTAAGCTAGAATCAAAAAAACTTAAAGAAGAACAACGTCATGAGTACGTTGTCGCAATGGAGCGCCTGAAAAAAATTGAGGGTGACATGATGAGTGACGCTGAAGCAAAACGCAAAGATATTATTGCGTCTGCTCAGGTTGAAATCGATCGTCGTGAAGCTGCATTGCAAAAAGAATATGAATTAGAAAAGAAAAAACTCTATACAGAAGTTCAACAGTACATGCTTGAGGTGGCGGTGGATGTAAACCGTAAGGTTTTACAAGACGCTGCACTGAATGATACGAAGATGATGGATGATCTTGCGAAGGAAATGAATGCTTATGATTATAAGCACTAAAGTCTACGCAGAAGCACTTTATCAAGTAGGGGTTGAAACACGTAAACCTCTCGAATTCTATGAAGCGTTACAAACATTTCAAGAATTTTTGAACGATGAAGAATTTAATCGTATTATGGTGGCAACGTTTTTAGATCAGAATGCGTTGACACCAGTATGGAATGAATTGGGAAAAATATTTCCTCAAGAGGTTGTGAAATTTCTTGGCATGATTCAAGATGCGAAACTTATGAGCGATTTTAGTCGTGTTTTACGCGAATATCGTGATTTCCTTGAAGAAGGTAAGCATCTCAATGTTGTTGAAGTTACAAGTCCAAAGGTTTTAACTGAGGATGAAAAAGGCCAATTGATGCATAATTTAAAAACGCGATATGAAGGTGTTTTTGAAGTTGCGTATCATGTTGACGATTCGTTGATTAATGGTCTTGTGGTGCGTGTCAACCATGATATTTATGACACGAGTATTAAAAGTAAGTTAGATCGAATCTTAAACCAGGGAGGATTAGAGAATGAGTAACCAAACTGAAAACATCTTACAGATGTTAAAGGAAAAAATAAGTACTATCGAATTTGATGAAGCCAATGTTGATGTTGGTAAAGTGTTCAAAGTTGGTGATGGTATTGCCTTCGTGCGTGGTTTAGATCAAGTTCTATCTGGTGAGATGCTCCGTTTCAATGATGAAGTATTTGGTTTAGCTCTAAACTTAGAAGAAAACCAAGTAGGGGTTGTACTTTTAGGGAATGACAAACTTGTAAAAGAAGGGGATGTTGTTTACCGTACAAACCATATTATTGAAGTAGGTGTTGGCGATGCCCTTTTAGGACGTGTCGTTAATGCTTTAGGTCAACCAATTGATGGTCAAGGACCAGTTGAGACTGTAGATGTACGTCCAATTGAACGTGTAGCTCCAGGTGTTATGACGCGTAAATCTGTTCATGAACCACTTCATACGGGGATTAAGGTCGTTGACTCAATGATTCCTATTGGAAAAGGTCAACGGGAATTAATCATCGGAGACCGTCAAACAGGTAAAACAAGTATTGCTTTAAATGCTATTTTGAATCAAAAAGGTCAAAACGTTAAGTGTATTTATGTTGCAATTGGACAAAAAGCTTCAACGGTTGCGATGGTTGTTGAAAAACTAAAAGAGCATGATGCACTTGAATATACTGTTGTTGTCTCAAGTACTGCAAGTGAGTTAGCACCGCTGCAATACCTTGCACCTTATACAGGTTGTGCAATTGGTGAACATTGGATGGATAACGGCGAAGATGTTCTAATTGTCTATGATGATTTATCTAAACACGCTGTTGCATACCGAACAATTTCACTGCTATTAAGAAGACCAGCAGGTCGTGAAGCGTATCCTGGAGATGTTTTCTATCTTCATTCACGTTTACTCGAACGTTCTGCAAAGCTGAATGAAAATTACGGGGGCGGATCGATGACTGCGTTACCAATTATTGAAACGCAAGCAGGTGATATTTCAGCCTACATCCCTACAAATGTAATTTCAATTACAGATGGTCAGTTATTCTTAAACTTAGATTCATTCAATAGTGGTGTTCGTCCTGCTGTAGATAGTGGAATGTCTGTATCCCGTGTAGGATCAGCAGCTCAAACTAAAGCAATGAAACATGTAGCATCGTCACTAAAACTAGAACTTGCAACGTATCATGAATTATTGAGTTTTGCTCAATTTAGTTCAGATATTGATGAAGCAACACAAAAAACGATCGACCATGGTCGTCGTTTAACTGAGCTTCTTAAACAAGGTGCGCTTACAAAGACACCGCATGAGTTGATGATTATTAGTATGTTCTTAAACAAATATGGCTATCTTGATCAATTAGAGGTTAAAGAAGTTTTACCGTTTGAGAAACACTTACATGGTCGTTTTGTTCAAACACATACAGATGTTCTTGAACGTATTAAAAAAGACTATGTCTTGGATGATGTATTAATTGAAGACTTAAAAACAATTATTGATGAAGAAATAAGTGATTTTAAGGCGGCGCATCATGCCTAATACTTCAGGTATAAAAAAACGTATAAAATCCATAACTTCAACTCAAAAAATTACTAAGGCAATGAAACTTGTTTCCTTAAGTAAATTACAACGTTATCGTGATCAAATGAGTGAGTTCAAAGATTACTATGAAGCGGTTACTAAAGTTTCAGAACAATTTATTCATTTTGATGAAGCGATTATTGATGACACACCACGACTATATCTTGTTGTCATGCCAGATTTAGGGTTATGTTCTGCATATACCCAAGGTCTAGCACGTAAACTCCTAGAAGTTTACCGCGAAGATGACATGGTCATCAGTCTTGGTGCACAAGCTTACGATTTTTTACAAACTCGAGGTGTAAACATCATTAATCCTGAGGTATCAAGTGAGCGTATTGAACTACACGATATTATCAAAACGATTGATCCGTTTGTATCAACACATCAAATTGTCGCAATCATACCAGAGTATGAAAATGCGATGACTCTTGAATTTAAACTTCATATTTTGAATACCAAATCAAGTGGTCGTCGTGATGATGTCATCTATGAACCAAGCTTTGAAGAAGCATCGGAAATGATGATTAAACAATCACTGATGAGTCTCGTTAAATTTACATATCTAACTTCAAAAGTTAGTGAACATACAACACGTCGGATTGCTATGGAAAAAGCAACTGATAGTGCTCAAGATATGATTGACGATCTTGGCCGCAAGTATAATCGAGTGCGTCAAGAGGCAA
This genomic stretch from Erysipelothrix rhusiopathiae harbors:
- a CDS encoding Tex family protein, producing the protein MEKNIVDLLKKELKEYGPHQIDAVLKLLADGNTVPFIARYRKEVTGTLDEVQIREIEERHRYLESLESRKEEVLRLIDEQGKLTDDLALEIGKAAVLQKVEDLYRPYKQKRRTKATIAKEKGLEPLADYVLSCPYDFNLETHGTPYLSDEFELNTLEEVYQGVHEIIAERVGDEPAFREWIRDFSIKTGVLTTALKDESKDERHVYEMYYEFTQPVKNAASHRVLAVNRAEKEGVIKVDIAVDETKIMRYLDHQIIANKTDSPTVQMVRDAYEDSYKRFIKPAIEREVRNLLTEEADKQAISIFGENLRNLLLQAPLKGHTVMGFDPAYRTGCKLAIVDETGKVLAIDVIYPHNPAPAQKQREAAQIFINLIEKYHVDMVAIGNGTASRESEVFVAENLKNVKTKTFYLIVNEAGASVYSASDIARKEFPDLQVEQRSAVSIARRIQDPLAELVKIDPKSVGVGQYQHDVSQKNLTNQLDFVVETAVNQVGVDVNTASPQLLEHVAGLTKTTAQNIVSYREENGSFDSRTKIKKVPRLGPKSFEQAIGFLRIPKGKNILDNTGIHPETYVITKQLLSDEGIALKDLGTEATRKHLESLSINKLSEKYDLGKETLSDILKALIAPGRDMRDEMSGPLLRSDVLTMEDLKLGMELNGTVRNVVDFGAFVDIGVKQDGLVHISKLSDQFVKHPTDVVAVGDVVKVWVVDVDAAKQRVQLSMIPLSQANK
- a CDS encoding F0F1 ATP synthase subunit A gives rise to the protein MVQSELYSVLILTVAVSALFYVIGTKLKDLTLEERPKGLALKAVLYVQTITTFTVQNMGEKHGKRMAAYIGSVFIYILLANMMGLTGLEAPTSNYSVTLVLAIITFVLIQIAKIDANGAKGYIKGFFEPFFPFVIPNFFGTVAPLISLSLRLFGNVLSGTVIMTLLYTFTAWLSSFVPVIGGFNFMGVIVAPVLHLYFDLFSAFLQAFIFISLTSILIAVEYSE
- the atpE gene encoding ATP synthase F0 subunit C — encoded protein: MDTVSVGRGLVAIAAALAVMTGIFSTIGQGYAAAKAVEAVGKNPEAESKIRAMLILGAGIAETAAIYGMLISFLLIFVFK
- a CDS encoding ATP synthase F0 subunit B, whose translation is MTIDIAQKLMPNLLTMAAQLGATFVIYLMYKKYLHEPVQEYLEKRSELIESEVKEAEALKLESKKLKEEQRHEYVVAMERLKKIEGDMMSDAEAKRKDIIASAQVEIDRREAALQKEYELEKKKLYTEVQQYMLEVAVDVNRKVLQDAALNDTKMMDDLAKEMNAYDYKH
- the atpH gene encoding ATP synthase F1 subunit delta is translated as MIISTKVYAEALYQVGVETRKPLEFYEALQTFQEFLNDEEFNRIMVATFLDQNALTPVWNELGKIFPQEVVKFLGMIQDAKLMSDFSRVLREYRDFLEEGKHLNVVEVTSPKVLTEDEKGQLMHNLKTRYEGVFEVAYHVDDSLINGLVVRVNHDIYDTSIKSKLDRILNQGGLENE
- the atpA gene encoding F0F1 ATP synthase subunit alpha; its protein translation is MSNQTENILQMLKEKISTIEFDEANVDVGKVFKVGDGIAFVRGLDQVLSGEMLRFNDEVFGLALNLEENQVGVVLLGNDKLVKEGDVVYRTNHIIEVGVGDALLGRVVNALGQPIDGQGPVETVDVRPIERVAPGVMTRKSVHEPLHTGIKVVDSMIPIGKGQRELIIGDRQTGKTSIALNAILNQKGQNVKCIYVAIGQKASTVAMVVEKLKEHDALEYTVVVSSTASELAPLQYLAPYTGCAIGEHWMDNGEDVLIVYDDLSKHAVAYRTISLLLRRPAGREAYPGDVFYLHSRLLERSAKLNENYGGGSMTALPIIETQAGDISAYIPTNVISITDGQLFLNLDSFNSGVRPAVDSGMSVSRVGSAAQTKAMKHVASSLKLELATYHELLSFAQFSSDIDEATQKTIDHGRRLTELLKQGALTKTPHELMIISMFLNKYGYLDQLEVKEVLPFEKHLHGRFVQTHTDVLERIKKDYVLDDVLIEDLKTIIDEEISDFKAAHHA
- a CDS encoding F0F1 ATP synthase subunit gamma → MPNTSGIKKRIKSITSTQKITKAMKLVSLSKLQRYRDQMSEFKDYYEAVTKVSEQFIHFDEAIIDDTPRLYLVVMPDLGLCSAYTQGLARKLLEVYREDDMVISLGAQAYDFLQTRGVNIINPEVSSERIELHDIIKTIDPFVSTHQIVAIIPEYENAMTLEFKLHILNTKSSGRRDDVIYEPSFEEASEMMIKQSLMSLVKFTYLTSKVSEHTTRRIAMEKATDSAQDMIDDLGRKYNRVRQEAITQEISEIVSGMEVS